TGTCGTCCATCTTCATACCCGGCTAGCCGGAATCCGACGGCGCTGACCTGCTGGGATCGGGGTGGTAGTGCCACTACTAGCGGCGCCACTACCTGCACTTTTGCCTCGGGCGGTGCCATCGTCGTGTTAGTAACCGCAATTTCTGACAGCAGATGGGCAGGACCATGACGACATCCGAAATCGCGTCTTCTGCCACAGATTTCGCACATGGCACACCCGCTGCGGGGAACGCCGGCATTCGGGAACTGTACGAAGAGCACGGAACCGCGCTGTGGCACTACGCCTGGCGGTTGACCGGTGACGCGTCCCGCGCTCAGGATGTCGTGCAGGAGACGCTACTGCGCGCGTGGCAGCACCCTGAGGTGACCAACGACAGCGAGCGGTCTGCGAGGTCGTGGCTGTTCACGGTCGCCCGCAACATGATCATCGACGAGAGCCGCTCGCTGCGGTACCGCCGCGAAGTGAGCGCACTCAGCGGCGCCGGAGTCCCCGAACGCGCCAGCCAGGACGAGGTGAACGCCGCACTGGACCGGATGCTGATCAACGAAGCGCTGCGGCGACTCAGCCCCGAACACCTTGCGGTGGTTCAGCGCTCGTATGTGCAGGGATGGACGACGGCGGAGATCGCCGCCGACCTCGGAATCGCCGAGGGCACCGTGAAGTCGAGGCTGCACTACGCACTTCGCACGCTGCGACGCATCCTGCGCGAAATGGGCGTCAGGCCATAACCTCTGCGGCGGCCGACCGCACGGCCTCGGTGATGGCGCCGACCAACGGACTGTCGAGCTTCCAGCACTGCCAGAACAGCGGCACGTCGAGGTGAGCGTCGGCCACCCGAACGAACGAGCCGTCCGCGAGTTCCTGGGCCGCCAGGCTCTCCGGGAACATGCCCCACCCAAGTCCCGCTCGCACAGCCGAGCCGAAGCCTTCCGCCGTCGGCACGAAGTGCTGCGGGCGGGTGACATCACGGCGGAACACCTTGCGCATCAACATGTCCTGCAGCGCATCGTCACGATTCCATGCCAACGACGGCGCCGTCCCCACGGCGTGCGCGGTGAAGCCGTCGGGCAGATGCCGCGCGACGTACGACGGGGCGGCCACCGGTACGTAGCGCATCACTCCAAGAGGCTGCACCCGGCAACCTGATACCGGCGTGCGCTCGGTCGTCACCGCCCCCATCACCACCCCTTCGCGCAGCAGTCGAGCCGAATGGTCCTGGTCCTCGATGCGGATGTCGAGCAATACGTCGTCGATCACGTCGAACACGCCGGTGAACCACGTGGCCATCGAATCGGCGTTGACCGCCAACGCGATACGGGGTGCGGACGCGTTACCGCCTGCCATCTCGGACAGTGCCTCGGCCTCCAGCAGTGCCGTCTGCGCCGCCAGCCGCAACAGGGGAACGCCAGCCGTCGTGGCGACACAGGGCTTCTCGCGTATCACCAGCACCTGCCCGACCCGCTGTTCCAGCGCCTTGATGCGCTGGCTGATCGCCGACGGGGTGACATGGAGTCGGGCCGCCGCGGCATCGAACGACCCGTGTTCGATCACCGCCGCGAAGGCCGCCAACTGCTGGCCGTCGATCTGCACAACAGCGATGCTAATGCATATGGTGAGCTAGTTAGCGTTGCTGTTGCTCGACCGGGCGAGGCCTGGCGCCCAGATAGACCACCACCGCGGCGGCGGCCAGCGATAGCGCTCCGACCACCCACATCGCCAACTTCGCGTTGCCCGTCATCCCGGTCAGCCACCCGGTGATATAGGGCCCGCTGAATCCGCTGAGGTTTCCGATGGAGTTGATCAGCGCGATACCGCCCGCCGCGGCCAGTCCGGTGAGGAATGTCGAAGGCAGCGACCAGAATACGGGTAGGGCACACATGACCGAGCAGGTGGACAGGGTAACGGCGAGCATCGCCAGATAGGGATCGGTCATGTAGAGCGCCACCGGTATCGAGACGCCTCCCACGATGGCGGGAATCGCGACATGCCAAACCCTTTCGCCGGTGCGATCGGAGTGGCGGGCCCATGGCACCATCACAATGGCCGCGACGACGTAGGGTACCGCTGTCACGAGTCCGCGCTCGATGATGGTCAGATGCGTGCCGTACTGCTCCTGGAACCCCGCGACGATCGTCGGGAGGAAGAACCCCACCGCGTACAGGCCGTAGGTGATGCCAAAGTAGATGAACGCCAGCGCCAGGATCCTCGGGTGGCTGAGCGCCTTCTTCAACGGCCAGTGCTGGCCGGACTCGGCCATCGACCGTTCATAGTCCAATATTGTTTCCAGCCAGCCCTTTTCGTCAGCGTCGAGCCAGGCAGCCTCTGCCGGACGATCCGTCAGGTAGAACCAGCAGGCGAAGGCCAGGACGATGGCGGGCAGCCCCTCCACCAAGAACATGACACGCCAGCCGTCGAGCCCGAAAAGGCCATGGCCCCAA
The nucleotide sequence above comes from Mycolicibacterium moriokaense. Encoded proteins:
- a CDS encoding MFS transporter encodes the protein MTTHLPDSPVGQQTMTKVTRRLIPFLILLYFVNYLDRVNISFAGPSGMNEDLAMSAKMFGFASGIFFLGYVLLEVPSNIALHKFGGRRWLARIMLTWGIISTAIAFVPNAETLIVLRFLLGVAEAGFFPGIILYLTFWFPEKQRSRAVSLFMVAVPVSTATGATLSSLIIDWGHGLFGLDGWRVMFLVEGLPAIVLAFACWFYLTDRPAEAAWLDADEKGWLETILDYERSMAESGQHWPLKKALSHPRILALAFIYFGITYGLYAVGFFLPTIVAGFQEQYGTHLTIIERGLVTAVPYVVAAIVMVPWARHSDRTGERVWHVAIPAIVGGVSIPVALYMTDPYLAMLAVTLSTCSVMCALPVFWSLPSTFLTGLAAAGGIALINSIGNLSGFSGPYITGWLTGMTGNAKLAMWVVGALSLAAAAVVVYLGARPRPVEQQQR
- a CDS encoding LysR family transcriptional regulator ArgP; amino-acid sequence: MQIDGQQLAAFAAVIEHGSFDAAAARLHVTPSAISQRIKALEQRVGQVLVIREKPCVATTAGVPLLRLAAQTALLEAEALSEMAGGNASAPRIALAVNADSMATWFTGVFDVIDDVLLDIRIEDQDHSARLLREGVVMGAVTTERTPVSGCRVQPLGVMRYVPVAAPSYVARHLPDGFTAHAVGTAPSLAWNRDDALQDMLMRKVFRRDVTRPQHFVPTAEGFGSAVRAGLGWGMFPESLAAQELADGSFVRVADAHLDVPLFWQCWKLDSPLVGAITEAVRSAAAEVMA
- a CDS encoding sigma-70 family RNA polymerase sigma factor, which translates into the protein MTTSEIASSATDFAHGTPAAGNAGIRELYEEHGTALWHYAWRLTGDASRAQDVVQETLLRAWQHPEVTNDSERSARSWLFTVARNMIIDESRSLRYRREVSALSGAGVPERASQDEVNAALDRMLINEALRRLSPEHLAVVQRSYVQGWTTAEIAADLGIAEGTVKSRLHYALRTLRRILREMGVRP